A region of Ictidomys tridecemlineatus isolate mIctTri1 unplaced genomic scaffold, mIctTri1.hap1 Scaffold_233, whole genome shotgun sequence DNA encodes the following proteins:
- the LOC144373105 gene encoding uncharacterized protein LOC144373105 isoform X2, translating into MRFDPLFPEEFHTEGENDQNTEEPFSIQSLEPYRQDQLRNELLPDIGGRNLHFSSNMGLISWDFIPTQHVLDLLFPSASPSFLGTWVNFFIEASHQPPGSLSLQLLLPYMYLFLEHQAHHLLAPTEDGISSQAEPESQADYATSSVPVTAPKPTPEPEPSPWEGAELESRTSGVSTRYSPRPQYNRRVRGRCLIHVYLENERTTQYQSILVTCQDTIPVIIRRALDAHLLQQEDPENYELLQIVSNHQKLRIPADGKVYYALDGGVNYNFLLRETDASKSLKVKPKEFLEPSVAVASRIPAAVSSSSTVAAGSLPQATQSNEWCMRKVTSSSSSLLHSSEQVEDSRFVHILLEGQSLRETKRILVTFQEMVTSLIHRALDQNMLQHEDVDNFELLRMMSENEKIKVPDHSLVYLSMNPGIKYFIVRKCPEVKGKEFSESTCKSSRPLSHKQVGDTCLIHVHLETQSPKMAKKVLVTCHDRAPVVIRRALELHLLTQEKPEEYELGQIISHRQKLRIPAQANVFYAKNPHTESNFVLRKRSLSQKNDEWIQPQPPSHPTKKAAALLRMLAKTILLLCAWAGLRQPRNIYIDYYLLQSLNL; encoded by the exons atgagatttgatcccctttttcctgaagagttccacacagag ggtgaaaatgatcagaacacggaggagcccttcagcaTACaaagccttgaaccttacaggcaggaccagcttaggaatgagctcctgcctgacattggtgggaggaacctacatttcagcagcaacatggggttaatctcctgggatttcatccccacccagcacgtgctggatctcttgttcccaag tgcctcaccttccttcctggggacctgggtgaacttcTTCATCGAGGcgtcccatcagcctccaggctctctgagtctgcagctgctgctgccgtATATGTATCTCTTCCTGgagcaccaagcacaccacctcctggccccaactgaagatggcatatcaagccaggcagagcctgagagccaggcggactatg ctacaagctcagttcctgtcacggctcctaagccaaccccagagccagagccttctccctgggaaggggcagagctggagtccaggacatcaggggtctccactcggtactccccacggccccagtacaacaggcgggtgagaggcaggtgcctcattcacgtctacctggaaaacgaaaggacaacacagtatcagagcatcctg gtgacctgccaggacacaattccagtcatcatccgcagggccttagatgcacacttgctccagcaggaggatccagaaaactacgagcttctgcaaattgtctcgaaccatcaga agctgaggatccctgctgatgggaaagtatattatgccctggatggaggagtgaattataactttcttcttcgggaaacagatgccagcaagtcgttgaaggtcaagccaaaggag ttcttggagccttctgtggcagtggcatccaggatcccagcagctgtgagcagcagctctacagtggctgcaggatcattgccccaggccacccaaagcaatgagtggtgcatgagaaaagtcaccagtagcagctcctctctgcttcactccagcgagcaggtggaagacagccgctttgttcacatcctcctagagggacagagcctgagggagacaaagcgcatcctg gtgaccttTCAGGAGatggtgacaagcctcatccacagggccttggaccaaaatatgttgcagcatgaggatgtggacaactttgagctgctgagaatgatgtctgagaatgaga aaatcaaggtccctgaccactcactcgtgtatctgtccatgaatccgggaataaaatatttcatcgtgaggaaatgCCCCGaagtcaagggaaaggag ttctcagaatcaacctgcaagtcctccaggccgctttcccacaagcaggtgggagacacctgcttaattcacgtccacttagaaacacaaagtccaaagatggccaagaaggtcctg gtgacctgccacgataGGGCTCCTGTCGTtatccgcagggccctcgagctacacttgcttactcaggagaagccggaggaatatgagctgggccaaatcatctctcaccgtcaga agctgaggattccagcgcaggccaacgtattttatgcaaagaaccctcacacagAATCCAACtttgtgctgaggaaaaggagcctctcccaaaagaatgatgagtggatccagcctcaacctccctctcatcCTACAAAgaaggctgcagccctcctgaggatgcttgcaaaaaccattctgctgctgtgtgcctgggcggggctgaggcagcccaggaatatttacattgattactatttgcttcaaagtttgaatctatag
- the LOC144373105 gene encoding uncharacterized protein LOC144373105 isoform X5, with translation MGTVPLCFDSSVLAQVIFLFVTISILNPPFLVPTQGENDQNTEEPFSIQSLEPYRQDQLRNELLPDIGGRNLHFSSNMGLISWDFIPTQHVLDLLFPSASPSFLGTWVNFFIEASHQPPGSLSLQLLLPYMYLFLEHQAHHLLAPTEDGISSQAEPESQADYATSSVPVTAPKPTPEPEPSPWEGAELESRTSGVSTRYSPRPQYNRRVRGRCLIHVYLENERTTQYQSILVTCQDTIPVIIRRALDAHLLQQEDPENYELLQIVSNHQKLRIPADGKVYYALDGGVNYNFLLRETDASKSLKVKPKEVTFQEMVTSLIHRALDQNMLQHEDVDNFELLRMMSENEKIKVPDHSLVYLSMNPGIKYFIVRKCPEVKGKEFSESTCKSSRPLSHKQVGDTCLIHVHLETQSPKMAKKVLVTCHDRAPVVIRRALELHLLTQEKPEEYELGQIISHRQKLRIPAQANVFYAKNPHTESNFVLRKRSLSQKNDEWIQPQPPSHPTKKAAALLRMLAKTILLLCAWAGLRQPRNIYIDYYLLQSLNL, from the exons atgggaactgtcccattgtgctttgactctagtgtattggcacaagtcatttttctgtttgtcaccatttccattttgaacccaccattcttggtcccaacccagggtgaaaatgatcagaacacggaggagcccttcagcaTACaaagccttgaaccttacaggcaggaccagcttaggaatgagctcctgcctgacattggtgggaggaacctacatttcagcagcaacatggggttaatctcctgggatttcatccccacccagcacgtgctggatctcttgttcccaag tgcctcaccttccttcctggggacctgggtgaacttcTTCATCGAGGcgtcccatcagcctccaggctctctgagtctgcagctgctgctgccgtATATGTATCTCTTCCTGgagcaccaagcacaccacctcctggccccaactgaagatggcatatcaagccaggcagagcctgagagccaggcggactatg ctacaagctcagttcctgtcacggctcctaagccaaccccagagccagagccttctccctgggaaggggcagagctggagtccaggacatcaggggtctccactcggtactccccacggccccagtacaacaggcgggtgagaggcaggtgcctcattcacgtctacctggaaaacgaaaggacaacacagtatcagagcatcctg gtgacctgccaggacacaattccagtcatcatccgcagggccttagatgcacacttgctccagcaggaggatccagaaaactacgagcttctgcaaattgtctcgaaccatcaga agctgaggatccctgctgatgggaaagtatattatgccctggatggaggagtgaattataactttcttcttcgggaaacagatgccagcaagtcgttgaaggtcaagccaaaggag gtgaccttTCAGGAGatggtgacaagcctcatccacagggccttggaccaaaatatgttgcagcatgaggatgtggacaactttgagctgctgagaatgatgtctgagaatgaga aaatcaaggtccctgaccactcactcgtgtatctgtccatgaatccgggaataaaatatttcatcgtgaggaaatgCCCCGaagtcaagggaaaggag ttctcagaatcaacctgcaagtcctccaggccgctttcccacaagcaggtgggagacacctgcttaattcacgtccacttagaaacacaaagtccaaagatggccaagaaggtcctg gtgacctgccacgataGGGCTCCTGTCGTtatccgcagggccctcgagctacacttgcttactcaggagaagccggaggaatatgagctgggccaaatcatctctcaccgtcaga agctgaggattccagcgcaggccaacgtattttatgcaaagaaccctcacacagAATCCAACtttgtgctgaggaaaaggagcctctcccaaaagaatgatgagtggatccagcctcaacctccctctcatcCTACAAAgaaggctgcagccctcctgaggatgcttgcaaaaaccattctgctgctgtgtgcctgggcggggctgaggcagcccaggaatatttacattgattactatttgcttcaaagtttgaatctatag
- the LOC144373105 gene encoding uncharacterized protein LOC144373105 isoform X1 translates to MGTVPLCFDSSVLAQVIFLFVTISILNPPFLVPTQGENDQNTEEPFSIQSLEPYRQDQLRNELLPDIGGRNLHFSSNMGLISWDFIPTQHVLDLLFPSASPSFLGTWVNFFIEASHQPPGSLSLQLLLPYMYLFLEHQAHHLLAPTEDGISSQAEPESQADYATSSVPVTAPKPTPEPEPSPWEGAELESRTSGVSTRYSPRPQYNRRVRGRCLIHVYLENERTTQYQSILVTCQDTIPVIIRRALDAHLLQQEDPENYELLQIVSNHQKLRIPADGKVYYALDGGVNYNFLLRETDASKSLKVKPKEFLEPSVAVASRIPAAVSSSSTVAAGSLPQATQSNEWCMRKVTSSSSSLLHSSEQVEDSRFVHILLEGQSLRETKRILVTFQEMVTSLIHRALDQNMLQHEDVDNFELLRMMSENEKIKVPDHSLVYLSMNPGIKYFIVRKCPEVKGKEFSESTCKSSRPLSHKQVGDTCLIHVHLETQSPKMAKKVLVTCHDRAPVVIRRALELHLLTQEKPEEYELGQIISHRQKLRIPAQANVFYAKNPHTESNFVLRKRSLSQKNDEWIQPQPPSHPTKKAAALLRMLAKTILLLCAWAGLRQPRNIYIDYYLLQSLNL, encoded by the exons atgggaactgtcccattgtgctttgactctagtgtattggcacaagtcatttttctgtttgtcaccatttccattttgaacccaccattcttggtcccaacccagggtgaaaatgatcagaacacggaggagcccttcagcaTACaaagccttgaaccttacaggcaggaccagcttaggaatgagctcctgcctgacattggtgggaggaacctacatttcagcagcaacatggggttaatctcctgggatttcatccccacccagcacgtgctggatctcttgttcccaag tgcctcaccttccttcctggggacctgggtgaacttcTTCATCGAGGcgtcccatcagcctccaggctctctgagtctgcagctgctgctgccgtATATGTATCTCTTCCTGgagcaccaagcacaccacctcctggccccaactgaagatggcatatcaagccaggcagagcctgagagccaggcggactatg ctacaagctcagttcctgtcacggctcctaagccaaccccagagccagagccttctccctgggaaggggcagagctggagtccaggacatcaggggtctccactcggtactccccacggccccagtacaacaggcgggtgagaggcaggtgcctcattcacgtctacctggaaaacgaaaggacaacacagtatcagagcatcctg gtgacctgccaggacacaattccagtcatcatccgcagggccttagatgcacacttgctccagcaggaggatccagaaaactacgagcttctgcaaattgtctcgaaccatcaga agctgaggatccctgctgatgggaaagtatattatgccctggatggaggagtgaattataactttcttcttcgggaaacagatgccagcaagtcgttgaaggtcaagccaaaggag ttcttggagccttctgtggcagtggcatccaggatcccagcagctgtgagcagcagctctacagtggctgcaggatcattgccccaggccacccaaagcaatgagtggtgcatgagaaaagtcaccagtagcagctcctctctgcttcactccagcgagcaggtggaagacagccgctttgttcacatcctcctagagggacagagcctgagggagacaaagcgcatcctg gtgaccttTCAGGAGatggtgacaagcctcatccacagggccttggaccaaaatatgttgcagcatgaggatgtggacaactttgagctgctgagaatgatgtctgagaatgaga aaatcaaggtccctgaccactcactcgtgtatctgtccatgaatccgggaataaaatatttcatcgtgaggaaatgCCCCGaagtcaagggaaaggag ttctcagaatcaacctgcaagtcctccaggccgctttcccacaagcaggtgggagacacctgcttaattcacgtccacttagaaacacaaagtccaaagatggccaagaaggtcctg gtgacctgccacgataGGGCTCCTGTCGTtatccgcagggccctcgagctacacttgcttactcaggagaagccggaggaatatgagctgggccaaatcatctctcaccgtcaga agctgaggattccagcgcaggccaacgtattttatgcaaagaaccctcacacagAATCCAACtttgtgctgaggaaaaggagcctctcccaaaagaatgatgagtggatccagcctcaacctccctctcatcCTACAAAgaaggctgcagccctcctgaggatgcttgcaaaaaccattctgctgctgtgtgcctgggcggggctgaggcagcccaggaatatttacattgattactatttgcttcaaagtttgaatctatag
- the LOC144373105 gene encoding uncharacterized protein LOC144373105 isoform X3: protein MGTVPLCFDSSVLAQVIFLFVTISILNPPFLVPTQGENDQNTEEPFSIQSLEPYRQDQLRNELLPDIGGRNLHFSSNMGLISWDFIPTQHVLDLLFPSASPSFLGTWVNFFIEASHQPPGSLSLQLLLPYMYLFLEHQAHHLLAPTEDGISSQAEPESQADYATSSVPVTAPKPTPEPEPSPWEGAELESRTSGVSTRYSPRPQYNRRVRGRCLIHVYLENERTTQYQSILVTCQDTIPVIIRRALDAHLLQQEDPENYELLQIVSNHQKLRIPADGKVYYALDGGVNYNFLLRETDASKSLKVKPKEFLEPSVAVASRIPAAVSSSSTVAAGSLPQATQSNEWCMRKVTSSSSSLLHSSEQVEDSRFVHILLEGQSLRETKRILVTFQEMVTSLIHRALDQNMLQHEDVDNFELLRMMSENEKIKVPDHSLVYLSMNPGIKYFIVRKCPEVKGKEVTCHDRAPVVIRRALELHLLTQEKPEEYELGQIISHRQKLRIPAQANVFYAKNPHTESNFVLRKRSLSQKNDEWIQPQPPSHPTKKAAALLRMLAKTILLLCAWAGLRQPRNIYIDYYLLQSLNL, encoded by the exons atgggaactgtcccattgtgctttgactctagtgtattggcacaagtcatttttctgtttgtcaccatttccattttgaacccaccattcttggtcccaacccagggtgaaaatgatcagaacacggaggagcccttcagcaTACaaagccttgaaccttacaggcaggaccagcttaggaatgagctcctgcctgacattggtgggaggaacctacatttcagcagcaacatggggttaatctcctgggatttcatccccacccagcacgtgctggatctcttgttcccaag tgcctcaccttccttcctggggacctgggtgaacttcTTCATCGAGGcgtcccatcagcctccaggctctctgagtctgcagctgctgctgccgtATATGTATCTCTTCCTGgagcaccaagcacaccacctcctggccccaactgaagatggcatatcaagccaggcagagcctgagagccaggcggactatg ctacaagctcagttcctgtcacggctcctaagccaaccccagagccagagccttctccctgggaaggggcagagctggagtccaggacatcaggggtctccactcggtactccccacggccccagtacaacaggcgggtgagaggcaggtgcctcattcacgtctacctggaaaacgaaaggacaacacagtatcagagcatcctg gtgacctgccaggacacaattccagtcatcatccgcagggccttagatgcacacttgctccagcaggaggatccagaaaactacgagcttctgcaaattgtctcgaaccatcaga agctgaggatccctgctgatgggaaagtatattatgccctggatggaggagtgaattataactttcttcttcgggaaacagatgccagcaagtcgttgaaggtcaagccaaaggag ttcttggagccttctgtggcagtggcatccaggatcccagcagctgtgagcagcagctctacagtggctgcaggatcattgccccaggccacccaaagcaatgagtggtgcatgagaaaagtcaccagtagcagctcctctctgcttcactccagcgagcaggtggaagacagccgctttgttcacatcctcctagagggacagagcctgagggagacaaagcgcatcctg gtgaccttTCAGGAGatggtgacaagcctcatccacagggccttggaccaaaatatgttgcagcatgaggatgtggacaactttgagctgctgagaatgatgtctgagaatgaga aaatcaaggtccctgaccactcactcgtgtatctgtccatgaatccgggaataaaatatttcatcgtgaggaaatgCCCCGaagtcaagggaaaggag gtgacctgccacgataGGGCTCCTGTCGTtatccgcagggccctcgagctacacttgcttactcaggagaagccggaggaatatgagctgggccaaatcatctctcaccgtcaga agctgaggattccagcgcaggccaacgtattttatgcaaagaaccctcacacagAATCCAACtttgtgctgaggaaaaggagcctctcccaaaagaatgatgagtggatccagcctcaacctccctctcatcCTACAAAgaaggctgcagccctcctgaggatgcttgcaaaaaccattctgctgctgtgtgcctgggcggggctgaggcagcccaggaatatttacattgattactatttgcttcaaagtttgaatctatag
- the LOC144373105 gene encoding uncharacterized protein LOC144373105 isoform X4, producing MGLISWDFIPTQHVLDLLFPSASPSFLGTWVNFFIEASHQPPGSLSLQLLLPYMYLFLEHQAHHLLAPTEDGISSQAEPESQADYATSSVPVTAPKPTPEPEPSPWEGAELESRTSGVSTRYSPRPQYNRRVRGRCLIHVYLENERTTQYQSILVTCQDTIPVIIRRALDAHLLQQEDPENYELLQIVSNHQKLRIPADGKVYYALDGGVNYNFLLRETDASKSLKVKPKEFLEPSVAVASRIPAAVSSSSTVAAGSLPQATQSNEWCMRKVTSSSSSLLHSSEQVEDSRFVHILLEGQSLRETKRILVTFQEMVTSLIHRALDQNMLQHEDVDNFELLRMMSENEKIKVPDHSLVYLSMNPGIKYFIVRKCPEVKGKEFSESTCKSSRPLSHKQVGDTCLIHVHLETQSPKMAKKVLVTCHDRAPVVIRRALELHLLTQEKPEEYELGQIISHRQKLRIPAQANVFYAKNPHTESNFVLRKRSLSQKNDEWIQPQPPSHPTKKAAALLRMLAKTILLLCAWAGLRQPRNIYIDYYLLQSLNL from the exons atggggttaatctcctgggatttcatccccacccagcacgtgctggatctcttgttcccaag tgcctcaccttccttcctggggacctgggtgaacttcTTCATCGAGGcgtcccatcagcctccaggctctctgagtctgcagctgctgctgccgtATATGTATCTCTTCCTGgagcaccaagcacaccacctcctggccccaactgaagatggcatatcaagccaggcagagcctgagagccaggcggactatg ctacaagctcagttcctgtcacggctcctaagccaaccccagagccagagccttctccctgggaaggggcagagctggagtccaggacatcaggggtctccactcggtactccccacggccccagtacaacaggcgggtgagaggcaggtgcctcattcacgtctacctggaaaacgaaaggacaacacagtatcagagcatcctg gtgacctgccaggacacaattccagtcatcatccgcagggccttagatgcacacttgctccagcaggaggatccagaaaactacgagcttctgcaaattgtctcgaaccatcaga agctgaggatccctgctgatgggaaagtatattatgccctggatggaggagtgaattataactttcttcttcgggaaacagatgccagcaagtcgttgaaggtcaagccaaaggag ttcttggagccttctgtggcagtggcatccaggatcccagcagctgtgagcagcagctctacagtggctgcaggatcattgccccaggccacccaaagcaatgagtggtgcatgagaaaagtcaccagtagcagctcctctctgcttcactccagcgagcaggtggaagacagccgctttgttcacatcctcctagagggacagagcctgagggagacaaagcgcatcctg gtgaccttTCAGGAGatggtgacaagcctcatccacagggccttggaccaaaatatgttgcagcatgaggatgtggacaactttgagctgctgagaatgatgtctgagaatgaga aaatcaaggtccctgaccactcactcgtgtatctgtccatgaatccgggaataaaatatttcatcgtgaggaaatgCCCCGaagtcaagggaaaggag ttctcagaatcaacctgcaagtcctccaggccgctttcccacaagcaggtgggagacacctgcttaattcacgtccacttagaaacacaaagtccaaagatggccaagaaggtcctg gtgacctgccacgataGGGCTCCTGTCGTtatccgcagggccctcgagctacacttgcttactcaggagaagccggaggaatatgagctgggccaaatcatctctcaccgtcaga agctgaggattccagcgcaggccaacgtattttatgcaaagaaccctcacacagAATCCAACtttgtgctgaggaaaaggagcctctcccaaaagaatgatgagtggatccagcctcaacctccctctcatcCTACAAAgaaggctgcagccctcctgaggatgcttgcaaaaaccattctgctgctgtgtgcctgggcggggctgaggcagcccaggaatatttacattgattactatttgcttcaaagtttgaatctatag